Proteins co-encoded in one Campylobacter ornithocola genomic window:
- a CDS encoding polyprenyl synthetase family protein: MQKIDQYMHEFLSELNYEPIITMSSKLQGGKKLRSKLLLKIAGENDISCKICAIIELIHTASLLHDDVIDEAKLRRGIKSINAQFGAKNAIMLGDILYSKAFYELSLIDLKLAKIISNAVVMLSVGELMDVNLSETFNTDKNAYLQMIYNKTAVLIEASARCGAILAGLNEDDFANYGKNLGLAFQIVDDILDIKGDEQILGKPTMNDFKEGKTTLAYIYLYEKLNPQDQKILKSYYKKDLCLEKITWIKNKMQEYEIFNQVSQELNTYANNALKVIEKYNIKDLEDIIKNMIEREF, encoded by the coding sequence GTGCAAAAGATCGATCAATATATGCATGAATTTTTATCTGAATTAAACTATGAACCTATTATAACAATGAGTTCAAAACTTCAAGGTGGCAAAAAACTACGCTCAAAACTACTTTTAAAAATAGCTGGTGAAAATGATATTAGTTGCAAAATCTGTGCTATTATAGAGTTAATTCATACTGCAAGCTTGTTACATGATGATGTTATTGATGAAGCTAAATTAAGAAGAGGTATAAAGTCTATCAATGCACAATTTGGAGCAAAAAATGCCATCATGCTCGGAGATATTTTATACTCAAAAGCCTTTTATGAGCTTTCTTTGATAGATCTAAAATTAGCAAAAATTATATCAAATGCTGTTGTGATGCTTTCTGTTGGTGAATTAATGGATGTAAATTTAAGCGAAACTTTTAATACTGATAAAAATGCTTATTTACAAATGATATATAACAAAACAGCTGTTTTGATTGAAGCTAGTGCAAGATGTGGTGCAATACTTGCTGGTTTAAATGAAGATGATTTTGCAAATTATGGTAAAAATTTAGGTTTGGCTTTTCAAATTGTAGATGATATTTTAGATATAAAAGGTGATGAACAAATCTTAGGAAAACCTACTATGAATGATTTCAAAGAAGGTAAAACCACCCTTGCTTATATATATTTATATGAAAAATTAAATCCTCAAGATCAAAAAATACTTAAATCTTATTATAAAAAAGATTTATGCTTAGAAAAAATCACATGGATTAAAAACAAAATGCAAGAATACGAAATTTTTAATCAAGTTAGTCAAGAATTAAATACTTATGCAAATAATGCCTTAAAAGTTATAGAAAAATACAATATAAAAGATTTAGAAGACATTATTAAAAATATGATAGAAAGGGAATTTTAA
- a CDS encoding cation:proton antiporter, whose translation MEEFLNVFLVAVAFAVILNVILKKFGIPTIIGYIATGLFVREFYGFGTNEIIIHVAEFGIVFLMFTIGLEFSFKHLLAMKKEVFLNGSLQMLTCGLVCTLLVTYILGVVSHIAMIAGFALALSSTAIVLKILNDSGDINEEYGRKALGILLFQDIAVIPLLLMIDIFSSQNADVSKLLFTTLVSAVILLVLLYFIGKYLFTYVLKFIIKTNANEIFIATILFTVIGASFLAHSFGFSYSLGAFIAGALIAETKYKHKIEADLVPFRDLLLGFFFISVGLQIDFHIVFENWFLIFVFVGLVLLIKFIVIYGLLILYTRKRVALKTALSISQIGEFALAVFSLMQVNSLLDEKTAQIFIIVSIITMVATPFILNNLRKIANAAEGEQNDMAKFYLCDQKMKDHFIIFGYARLGQEVVQKIKKTGIPYLVLESDLNLVELGRSRNENVFFANVAQVETLKIANIEECSVAIITISNEAKLDMLYQVLSSFNKPIQTVLKTSGTGAKIIFPHTDKHLHIVDAEASIARNLVQEALQCRINTSAAE comes from the coding sequence GTGGAAGAGTTTTTGAATGTCTTTTTAGTTGCAGTAGCTTTTGCTGTAATTTTAAATGTAATTTTAAAAAAATTTGGTATTCCAACCATTATAGGCTATATAGCTACAGGTTTGTTTGTACGTGAATTTTACGGCTTTGGTACTAATGAAATTATTATCCATGTGGCTGAGTTTGGTATAGTTTTTTTAATGTTTACCATAGGACTTGAATTTTCATTTAAACATCTTTTAGCAATGAAAAAAGAAGTGTTTTTAAACGGAAGTTTACAAATGCTAACTTGTGGTTTGGTTTGTACTTTACTTGTTACTTATATTTTAGGCGTAGTAAGCCATATAGCAATGATAGCTGGTTTTGCTCTAGCTTTATCTTCTACGGCCATAGTTTTAAAAATACTCAATGATAGTGGCGATATTAATGAAGAATATGGCAGAAAAGCTTTGGGAATTTTACTTTTTCAAGATATTGCTGTGATACCACTGCTACTAATGATTGATATATTTAGCTCTCAAAATGCTGATGTTTCAAAACTTTTATTTACAACTTTAGTTAGTGCTGTAATTTTACTTGTTTTACTTTATTTTATAGGTAAATATCTTTTTACTTATGTTTTAAAATTTATTATTAAAACCAACGCGAATGAAATTTTCATAGCTACTATACTTTTTACTGTTATTGGTGCAAGTTTTTTAGCACACTCTTTTGGTTTTTCATACTCGCTTGGAGCTTTTATAGCTGGAGCTTTAATAGCAGAAACTAAATATAAACATAAAATAGAAGCTGATTTGGTTCCTTTTAGAGACTTGCTTTTAGGTTTTTTCTTTATAAGTGTTGGTTTGCAAATTGATTTTCATATAGTTTTTGAAAATTGGTTTTTGATATTTGTTTTTGTTGGTCTAGTTTTATTGATAAAATTTATAGTAATTTATGGTCTTTTAATTCTTTATACAAGAAAAAGAGTGGCTTTGAAAACTGCATTAAGTATTTCACAGATTGGGGAATTTGCACTAGCGGTGTTTTCTCTAATGCAAGTTAATTCGCTACTAGATGAAAAAACAGCACAAATTTTTATTATAGTTTCTATTATCACTATGGTTGCAACGCCTTTTATTTTAAATAATCTTAGAAAAATAGCCAATGCAGCAGAAGGTGAACAAAATGATATGGCTAAATTTTATCTTTGTGATCAAAAAATGAAAGATCATTTTATCATTTTTGGTTATGCAAGATTAGGTCAGGAAGTGGTGCAAAAAATCAAAAAAACAGGTATTCCTTATTTGGTTTTAGAAAGTGATTTAAATTTAGTTGAACTTGGTCGTAGTAGAAATGAAAATGTTTTTTTTGCAAATGTTGCACAAGTTGAAACTTTAAAAATAGCCAACATAGAAGAATGCTCAGTCGCTATTATAACTATAAGTAACGAGGCTAAACTTGATATGCTTTATCAAGTACTTTCTAGTTTTAATAAACCCATACAAACGGTTTTAAAAACAAGTGGTACAGGTGCTAAGATTATTTTCCCGCATACTGATAAACATTTACACATTGTAGATGCTGAAGCTTCGATAGCTAGAAATTTGGTACAAGAAGCATTACAATGTAGAATCAATACAAGTGCAGCAGAATGA
- a CDS encoding response regulator transcription factor, translating into MTNILMIEDDLELAEIIAEYLEQFDMKVDIAHEPYIGLSRLALNPYDLIILDLSLPGLDGLEVCEEIRKKYDTPIIISSARHDISDKVAALDLGADDYLPKPYNPQELQARIKSHLRRISNTKTNQMQIEKDLVCDKTKHIITMKGQEINLTNAEFDILEHLIKKEGGVVSREELVYNCNSISEDSSNKSIDVIISRIRQKIGDDPKTPKYIHSIRGIGYKLTQ; encoded by the coding sequence ATGACAAATATTTTAATGATAGAAGATGATTTAGAATTAGCAGAGATTATAGCTGAATATTTAGAGCAATTTGATATGAAAGTAGATATTGCTCATGAGCCTTACATAGGTCTTTCAAGACTTGCTTTAAATCCTTATGATTTAATCATTTTAGATTTAAGCCTACCTGGTCTTGATGGACTCGAAGTTTGTGAAGAAATTCGCAAAAAATACGATACACCTATCATTATTTCAAGTGCAAGACATGATATTAGCGATAAAGTTGCAGCTCTTGATTTAGGTGCTGATGATTATTTACCAAAACCATATAATCCTCAAGAACTCCAAGCAAGAATTAAGAGTCATTTAAGAAGAATTTCAAATACTAAAACCAATCAAATGCAAATCGAAAAAGATTTAGTTTGCGACAAAACAAAGCATATCATTACAATGAAAGGTCAAGAGATAAATTTAACAAATGCTGAATTTGATATTTTAGAGCATTTAATTAAAAAAGAAGGTGGAGTTGTCAGTCGCGAAGAGCTCGTATATAATTGTAATTCTATTAGTGAAGATTCTAGCAATAAAAGTATTGATGTAATTATTAGTAGGATTAGACAAAAAATCGGAGATGATCCTAAAACTCCAAAATATATCCATTCTATTAGAGGCATAGGATATAAATTAACCCAATGA
- a CDS encoding exporting protein, with protein MILRFILFLFLTFCFSKAEVFFDYTYKFTLSKDEKASVKIKEIDYPDEIYYFDFSWTLFDQTNIIVHSRYKRYPRQFVMSLRRNLNWVDQTLVPDYKNPHIDRARLILEFSDFKKNEAIFTIYIEDRDKRLEVEFLDPRKATLNQN; from the coding sequence TTGATTTTGCGTTTTATTTTATTTTTATTTTTGACATTTTGTTTTTCAAAAGCTGAAGTATTTTTTGATTATACTTATAAATTCACCTTAAGTAAAGATGAAAAAGCAAGTGTAAAAATAAAAGAAATTGACTATCCTGATGAGATTTATTATTTTGATTTTTCATGGACTTTATTTGATCAAACCAATATAATTGTTCATTCAAGGTATAAAAGATATCCTAGACAATTTGTCATGTCTTTAAGAAGGAATTTAAACTGGGTGGATCAAACTTTAGTACCTGATTATAAAAACCCTCATATAGATAGAGCAAGATTAATACTTGAATTTAGTGATTTTAAAAAAAATGAGGCTATTTTTACTATCTATATAGAAGATAGGGATAAAAGATTAGAAGTAGAATTTTTAGACCCTAGAAAAGCTACTCTTAACCAAAACTAA
- a CDS encoding HAD family hydrolase, translating into MINVIFDMDGTLIDSANAIVCAVNEIRADLNLEPLKREFILDTINTPGQNYAKIFYGVDTYSHTSFKEGYEKYFIKHYDQSVVLFDGVLEVLEFCKKNDCYLAVATNAPQESLVPILKKHNILSYFDKILGVSYGIEAKPDPMMLRLIADEAKYEKSIFIGDSLKDRLCAKNAKMDYIHISWHKEIKDLDEANNKTTLIEKIQTYIKG; encoded by the coding sequence TTGATAAATGTAATTTTTGATATGGATGGTACACTTATAGATAGTGCTAATGCTATAGTATGTGCAGTAAATGAAATAAGAGCAGATTTAAATTTAGAGCCTTTAAAAAGAGAGTTTATTTTAGATACTATCAACACTCCTGGACAAAACTATGCTAAGATTTTTTATGGAGTTGATACTTACTCACACACTAGCTTTAAAGAAGGATATGAGAAGTATTTTATTAAGCATTATGATCAAAGCGTAGTACTTTTTGATGGCGTGCTTGAGGTTTTGGAATTTTGTAAGAAAAATGATTGTTATTTAGCTGTTGCTACTAACGCACCACAAGAAAGCTTAGTACCTATTTTAAAAAAACACAATATTCTTTCTTATTTTGATAAAATCTTAGGTGTTAGTTATGGTATAGAAGCTAAACCTGATCCTATGATGCTAAGATTAATTGCAGATGAAGCAAAATATGAAAAGAGTATTTTTATAGGTGATAGCCTAAAAGACAGACTTTGTGCTAAAAATGCCAAGATGGATTATATACATATTTCTTGGCATAAAGAAATTAAAGATTTAGATGAAGCTAACAATAAAACTACTTTAATAGAAAAAATTCAAACTTATATAAAAGGTTAA
- a CDS encoding DUF2018 family protein: protein MDIFDEMFAKSPKEKFIETIKYANLGALENVMEKLLADHIAMIELLEKNNLNETDVTQFQMENSLLIDERKNDFYIGLSAEILGHEG, encoded by the coding sequence ATGGATATTTTTGATGAGATGTTTGCAAAAAGTCCTAAGGAAAAATTTATCGAAACAATAAAATATGCAAATTTAGGTGCTTTAGAAAACGTAATGGAAAAATTATTAGCTGATCATATTGCTATGATAGAGCTTTTAGAAAAAAATAATTTAAATGAAACTGATGTAACACAATTTCAAATGGAAAATTCACTCTTAATAGATGAGAGAAAAAATGATTTTTATATAGGCTTAAGTGCTGAAATTTTAGGACATGAAGGTTGA
- a CDS encoding ATP-dependent helicase has product MPLSRLNEEQYKAASAPFGHNLIIASAGTGKTSTIVARIAFLLQNGIKPEKIMLLTFTNKASKEMIERLGRYFDKSITSKITAGTFHSTAYTLLKELNHDIILKPASELKILLRSIFEKRTFHHLSDTKPYMPSYLYDVYSLFQNTNTNLDEFYSWFCQNYDEQAIYAEIYEDILKEYEEEKSRFNYVDFNDLLIKLKQVLASHHFEFDEILVDEYQDTNTLQGSLIDAFKSKSLFCVGDYDQSIYAFNGADISIIGSFKDRFVDANIFTLNKNYRSSKNILALANKVILNNERLYPKELIVTREGNFKAPSLLTFNELFDQYSTIAKIILQSGVNLDEIAVIFRNNSSADGVEVALRELGIASKRKGGGSFFESLEVKNFCSMLAIVLNPKDIMAFIHLLEYTKGVGGVLAKDIFDALLKLGHSSLIKGFLDPDVSVSLKKYKKQSYQLGLFDDIEELASPSRFNLESEFNTHPILSLPKINELCAKNLEKIYLFIKKASECKISTQLVNLILENDYFKEICDILATKRATNKNSNVDLNKKSEILEKINAKMFVLKELAKNYSDNYKYYNFLTLGASEMSSGNGVNLLSIHASKGLEFELVFVIDLAQGRFPNQKLMSMGGSLEEERRLFYVAVTRAKDTLYLSYAKYDKIKKSTYQPSCFLIEAGMCKEGEK; this is encoded by the coding sequence ATGCCCTTATCGCGTTTAAATGAAGAACAATACAAAGCTGCTAGTGCTCCTTTTGGACATAATTTAATCATAGCAAGTGCAGGTACAGGTAAAACTTCAACCATAGTTGCAAGAATAGCTTTTTTACTTCAAAATGGTATAAAGCCTGAAAAAATTATGCTTTTAACCTTTACTAACAAAGCTAGTAAAGAAATGATAGAAAGACTTGGTAGGTATTTTGATAAAAGTATTACTTCAAAAATTACAGCAGGAACTTTTCACAGCACCGCTTACACTCTACTTAAAGAGTTAAATCATGATATTATTTTAAAACCAGCAAGTGAACTTAAAATTCTTTTACGCTCTATTTTTGAAAAACGCACTTTTCATCATTTAAGTGATACTAAACCTTATATGCCAAGCTACTTGTATGATGTGTATTCTTTATTTCAAAATACTAATACAAATTTAGATGAATTTTATAGTTGGTTTTGCCAAAATTATGATGAACAAGCTATCTATGCTGAAATTTATGAAGATATTTTAAAAGAATACGAAGAGGAAAAATCACGATTTAATTATGTTGATTTTAATGATTTGCTTATAAAATTAAAACAGGTTTTAGCTTCACATCATTTTGAATTTGATGAAATTTTAGTCGATGAGTATCAAGATACCAATACCTTGCAAGGTTCGCTTATTGATGCTTTTAAAAGTAAAAGTCTATTTTGTGTAGGAGATTATGATCAAAGTATTTATGCTTTTAATGGAGCTGATATTTCTATCATAGGAAGTTTTAAGGATAGATTTGTCGATGCAAATATTTTCACTTTAAATAAAAATTATCGTTCAAGTAAAAACATACTTGCACTAGCTAATAAAGTGATCTTAAACAATGAAAGATTATACCCTAAAGAATTAATTGTAACTAGAGAAGGAAATTTCAAAGCACCGAGCTTGCTAACTTTTAATGAATTATTTGATCAATACTCCACCATAGCAAAAATTATTTTACAAAGCGGGGTTAATCTTGATGAAATTGCAGTCATTTTTAGAAACAACTCAAGTGCTGATGGAGTGGAAGTAGCCTTAAGAGAACTTGGTATAGCAAGCAAAAGAAAAGGCGGGGGAAGCTTTTTTGAAAGTTTAGAGGTAAAAAACTTTTGTTCTATGCTCGCAATTGTGCTTAATCCAAAAGACATCATGGCTTTTATACACTTACTTGAATACACTAAAGGAGTTGGCGGGGTTTTAGCAAAAGATATTTTTGATGCTTTATTAAAACTGGGACATTCTAGTTTGATTAAAGGCTTTTTAGATCCTGATGTTAGTGTAAGTTTAAAAAAATACAAAAAACAAAGCTATCAACTAGGACTTTTTGATGATATTGAAGAACTAGCTTCTCCATCAAGGTTTAACCTAGAAAGTGAATTTAACACCCACCCTATTCTAAGCTTACCTAAAATCAATGAGCTTTGTGCGAAAAATCTTGAAAAAATTTATCTTTTTATAAAAAAGGCAAGTGAATGTAAAATTTCAACTCAACTTGTGAATTTGATTTTAGAAAATGATTATTTCAAAGAAATTTGTGATATTTTAGCAACCAAAAGAGCAACCAACAAAAATTCTAATGTAGATTTAAACAAAAAAAGTGAAATTTTAGAAAAAATTAATGCAAAAATGTTTGTATTAAAAGAACTTGCAAAAAATTATAGTGATAATTACAAATACTATAATTTCCTTACTCTTGGTGCTAGTGAAATGAGTAGTGGTAATGGGGTTAATCTTTTAAGCATACATGCAAGTAAAGGGCTTGAATTTGAACTTGTATTTGTAATTGATCTTGCACAAGGAAGGTTTCCAAATCAAAAGCTCATGAGTATGGGTGGAAGTTTGGAAGAAGAAAGAAGACTTTTTTATGTAGCAGTAACTAGAGCTAAAGATACTTTGTACTTAAGTTATGCAAAATATGATAAGATTAAAAAAAGCACTTATCAACCTTCATGTTTTCTAATCGAAGCAGGTATGTGTAAAGAAGGAGAAAAATAA
- a CDS encoding DnaJ C-terminal domain-containing protein, translated as MSNSLYETLGVSQNASADEIKKAYRKLARQYHPDINKESGAEEKFKEINAAYEILSDEKKRAQYDRYGDSMFGGQSFHDFSRSAGGADINDILNNIFGGGFGGFSRGFSSSNNFRGGFGGFGGFEEDLDLQANIKIPFEKGILGGEHVVNINNEQVKIKIPHGIKDGEKLRIRGKGKSFQGQKGDLILKVEFEKSDEYEREDDDLYKKIEISLKTALFGDKISVHTPRKEVKITIPPNSKNNQKIRLKGYGVQNRKTDLYGDMYLILNVKIPDLNSLDPEFVKILKEKLP; from the coding sequence ATGAGTAATAGTTTATACGAAACACTAGGCGTTTCACAAAATGCTAGTGCAGATGAAATAAAAAAAGCTTATAGAAAATTAGCAAGACAATACCATCCAGATATCAACAAAGAAAGTGGTGCTGAAGAAAAATTTAAAGAAATCAATGCTGCTTATGAGATTTTAAGTGATGAGAAAAAAAGAGCTCAATATGATAGATATGGAGATTCTATGTTTGGTGGACAAAGCTTCCATGATTTTTCAAGAAGTGCAGGTGGAGCTGATATTAATGATATTTTAAATAATATTTTTGGTGGAGGCTTTGGTGGTTTTAGCAGAGGCTTTAGCTCTAGCAACAATTTTAGAGGTGGTTTTGGCGGATTTGGAGGTTTTGAAGAGGATTTAGACTTACAAGCTAATATTAAAATTCCTTTTGAAAAAGGAATTTTAGGTGGTGAGCATGTTGTAAATATAAACAACGAGCAAGTTAAAATCAAAATTCCTCATGGTATAAAAGATGGAGAAAAACTGCGTATAAGAGGTAAAGGAAAAAGTTTTCAAGGGCAAAAAGGAGATTTGATTTTAAAAGTTGAATTTGAAAAAAGCGATGAGTATGAAAGAGAAGATGATGATTTATATAAAAAGATTGAAATTAGCTTAAAAACAGCACTTTTTGGGGATAAGATTAGTGTGCATACCCCAAGAAAAGAAGTTAAAATCACTATACCACCAAATTCTAAAAATAATCAAAAAATTAGACTTAAAGGCTATGGTGTGCAAAATAGAAAAACCGATTTGTATGGGGATATGTATTTGATTTTAAATGTAAAAATACCAGATCTTAATAGCCTTGATCCTGAATTTGTGAAAATTTTAAAAGAAAAATTACCTTGA
- a CDS encoding ArsS family sensor histidine kinase, producing MNKSSIFYTITFVFLLASVSVILAFLWLIKYDQQNYTNELNTKYSFIANARLLYFNHVISEKEFYEQTKNYKMIELINPSSIRKIIYKAETIARAQTSTGVVEIITLEDNVYLKIIFDGKLYLYKDLEYQGYRYFVIKLIASMVVMVLLILYIFIIRKLKPLRALKRQIDKFGENKLNEIQNVSKGNDEISQVATAFYESILRIQKLNTSRQFFLRNIMHELKTPITKGLITLEMLEDSKYKERLVGAFNRLEILINEFAAIEQITSGAGLINLKKYNILDLLDEAKDIAMSDDEKIKISIKESFSVNVDFKLFTTAMKNMIDNATKYSDENCVVIEITKDYLCFKNKGKALDKDLKYYTQAFTQGKKNKDSFGLGLYIVKTILDSHKLTLYYEYKDNTNHFYFNNMQNIISN from the coding sequence ATGAATAAATCATCGATTTTTTATACTATAACCTTTGTTTTTTTACTTGCTAGTGTTAGTGTGATTTTGGCGTTTTTATGGCTTATAAAATATGATCAACAAAATTACACTAACGAGCTTAATACAAAATATTCTTTTATAGCTAATGCAAGATTGTTGTATTTTAATCATGTAATTAGTGAAAAAGAATTTTATGAGCAAACCAAAAATTACAAAATGATAGAATTAATCAATCCTTCTTCTATAAGAAAAATTATCTATAAAGCTGAGACTATAGCACGTGCACAAACTAGTACAGGAGTGGTTGAAATCATTACTTTAGAAGATAATGTATATTTAAAAATCATCTTTGATGGTAAGCTTTATTTGTATAAAGACTTAGAATATCAAGGTTATCGTTATTTTGTGATTAAGCTTATTGCTAGCATGGTGGTGATGGTTTTATTAATTTTGTATATTTTTATCATTAGAAAATTAAAACCATTAAGAGCCTTAAAAAGACAAATTGATAAATTTGGTGAAAACAAACTCAATGAAATTCAAAATGTCAGCAAGGGAAATGATGAAATTTCTCAAGTAGCAACAGCCTTTTATGAATCTATTTTAAGAATTCAAAAGCTAAACACTTCGAGACAATTTTTTTTAAGAAATATTATGCATGAGTTAAAAACTCCTATTACTAAAGGTTTGATTACTTTAGAAATGCTTGAAGATAGCAAATATAAAGAAAGATTAGTGGGTGCTTTTAATCGTTTGGAAATTTTAATCAACGAATTTGCAGCTATTGAGCAAATTACTTCAGGTGCAGGTTTGATTAATTTAAAAAAATACAATATTTTAGATCTTTTAGATGAAGCAAAAGATATAGCTATGAGTGATGATGAAAAAATAAAAATTAGTATAAAAGAAAGCTTTAGCGTAAATGTTGATTTTAAACTATTTACAACTGCAATGAAAAATATGATAGATAATGCCACAAAGTATTCTGATGAAAATTGCGTCGTTATAGAAATTACCAAAGATTATCTTTGCTTCAAAAACAAAGGAAAGGCTTTAGATAAAGACTTAAAATATTATACTCAAGCCTTTACACAAGGAAAGAAAAACAAAGATAGTTTTGGACTTGGACTTTACATAGTAAAAACTATATTAGATTCTCATAAACTTACGCTTTATTATGAATACAAAGACAATACCAACCATTTTTATTTTAACAATATGCAAAATATAATATCAAATTAG
- a CDS encoding DegQ family serine endoprotease — translation MKKTMVLSLALATSLFSTNIDFKQANDNIQRSLPTNNPNTILSYHDSIQKVKNSVVNISTSKTVQSNSFGIDDFFNDPYFKQFFGFDFPQTPKNKKNKKEVVSSLGSGVIISSDGYIITNNHVIEGAEKITVNLPDSSTEYKAKLIGADPKTDLAVIKIEAKNLPAITFADSDKLLEGDVVFALGNPFGVGSSVTSGIISALNKNNIGLNQYENFIQTDASINPGNSGGALVDSRGALVGINSAILSRSGGNNGIGFAIPSNMAKSIAQKLIEYGKIERGYLGVVIGALTQDIKKAYTNQEGALITEVQKDSAAYNAGLKRGDLIIKVDKTTIKSPMDLKNYIGSIDPKQAIEVTYERDNKIKTAKFMLKTDEKSLQYEKGYIDGLKLVELDSKNKQQYRIPENISGILITEVTPKSKAEKIGFEQGDIIIGIDQYEVSNFKELSKALELNKGKEYVKIWINRGGMVRALLF, via the coding sequence ATGAAAAAAACTATGGTTCTTTCTTTGGCTTTAGCAACTAGTCTTTTTAGTACTAATATTGATTTTAAACAAGCAAATGACAATATACAAAGATCTTTACCAACAAATAATCCAAACACTATACTTTCTTATCATGATTCTATACAAAAAGTTAAAAATTCAGTTGTAAATATCTCAACCTCCAAAACCGTACAAAGCAATTCATTTGGTATAGATGATTTTTTCAATGATCCTTATTTCAAGCAGTTTTTTGGTTTTGATTTCCCACAAACTCCAAAAAACAAAAAGAATAAAAAAGAAGTGGTAAGTTCGCTTGGGTCTGGTGTAATTATTTCAAGTGATGGTTATATTATAACAAATAATCACGTTATAGAAGGTGCTGAAAAAATCACTGTAAATTTACCTGATTCAAGTACCGAGTATAAGGCAAAATTAATTGGGGCTGATCCTAAAACAGATCTAGCAGTGATAAAAATAGAAGCAAAAAACCTACCTGCCATAACTTTTGCTGATTCTGATAAATTACTAGAAGGTGATGTTGTGTTTGCTCTAGGTAATCCTTTTGGAGTAGGAAGTAGTGTAACTAGTGGAATTATTTCAGCTTTAAATAAAAACAATATAGGTTTAAATCAGTATGAAAATTTCATTCAAACCGATGCTTCTATTAATCCTGGAAATTCAGGTGGAGCTTTAGTAGATAGCAGAGGAGCTTTAGTTGGAATAAATTCAGCCATACTTTCAAGAAGCGGGGGTAATAATGGCATTGGTTTTGCGATCCCTTCTAATATGGCAAAATCTATTGCACAAAAACTTATCGAGTATGGAAAAATAGAAAGAGGATATTTAGGCGTAGTTATAGGAGCTTTAACTCAAGATATCAAAAAAGCTTATACTAATCAAGAAGGAGCTTTAATCACAGAAGTGCAAAAAGATTCAGCAGCTTATAATGCAGGATTAAAAAGAGGTGATTTAATTATAAAAGTAGATAAAACCACAATTAAAAGTCCTATGGATTTAAAAAATTATATAGGAAGTATTGATCCAAAACAAGCTATAGAAGTAACTTATGAAAGAGATAATAAAATCAAAACAGCTAAATTTATGCTAAAAACAGATGAAAAATCGCTACAATATGAAAAAGGTTATATTGATGGTTTAAAATTAGTAGAGCTTGATTCCAAAAATAAACAACAATACCGCATACCTGAAAATATTAGTGGTATTTTAATCACTGAAGTTACTCCAAAATCAAAAGCAGAAAAAATAGGCTTTGAGCAAGGTGATATTATCATAGGTATTGATCAATATGAAGTTTCAAATTTTAAAGAATTGTCTAAAGCTTTAGAATTAAATAAGGGCAAAGAATATGTTAAAATTTGGATCAATAGAGGCGGTATGGTTAGAGCTTTACTTTTTTAA
- a CDS encoding heat shock protein transcriptional repressor HspR has protein sequence MEHSYDEPVYLISVVAKVLSIHPQTLRQYEKEGLVEPSRTDGKMRLYSQKDIDRIKMILRLTRDLGVNLAGVDVILKLKTKIDEFENTIEELRLELDRRDNPSKSRAVVKHRSNFDLIFLEKIK, from the coding sequence ATGGAACATAGTTATGATGAACCAGTATATCTTATAAGTGTTGTTGCAAAAGTTTTAAGTATACACCCACAAACTCTAAGACAATATGAAAAAGAAGGTTTGGTTGAGCCAAGCAGAACTGATGGTAAAATGAGGCTTTATTCTCAAAAAGATATAGATAGAATCAAAATGATTTTACGCTTAACAAGAGATCTTGGAGTTAATTTAGCAGGCGTTGATGTGATTTTAAAACTTAAAACAAAAATCGATGAGTTTGAAAACACCATAGAAGAATTAAGATTAGAACTTGATAGAAGAGATAATCCTTCAAAATCAAGAGCGGTAGTCAAACATAGAAGCAATTTTGATTTAATTTTTTTAGAAAAAATAAAATAG